The genomic interval GCAAAATAATGCGAAGTAAAGCTGACATGCTCAGATAATTATTATGAAAGCATCAACAAACCTGGTCTACATGACAGGGTTCTTTATTCAGGGATTTTTTCCGCATATTGAAATGACCTCCTAAAGTAAGTATAGTTTTTCTTTAAGGAGTATATCTCCTAATACAGAGTAAGACTACTTAGATTCAGAAAGAACTTTTCCCCATTAACCTTCCCGTTAGCTCAACGAGGTTGCCGATTTATACCGGCAGCCTCGTTCTGGTGGCAACCTTTGATTAGCTCTTGGGATGAGGATTTTAAAGTTGATGAAAGTGGAGAAAAAGTTAGCATTAACGGAATTGATGCAAGGTTTATACCTTGGGCTAATCATACCCATTGAGGATATTTAAGGTGGATACAAGGTGGAACGTATGTAGAAATGGACAGTGGAGAATTAACTAATGGAATGATGATTGAGCTTGCAAAAGGGCTTTGCTTCCTTGAATTCCTGAATAAAAAGCAAATATAAGGTTAATAATTGCCTAGAAAAGAAATCTACTCTTAAGGAGCCTTGCAATGACTGAAAACAACCAGCTTGATGAAGTCGAAGACTTCATGGGCTTTAAAGCCATGTCAGATATAACTTCTGCTGAGATGCCAGATAAAAGCGAAAACCCTGATGATCATGATCCAAAGAAAGATAATCAATTCTTATATCCGCCGATTAATCCGCATCCCCGAAATGACTTAGAATAGTGTCATCTATCAATGTACCCCGACTAATAAGTATCCGATGAAGTTTGGTTCTCGTCAAAGGGAACAATAGCTCGATTGAGCCTGCCGACACTGTGATATGCTACCCAAATAGTGGACAGGTGAAATAATAAAAACCTGCTGCTATGAGGGGAGCATTTTCATGTCTAGAGTTCAATATCATGCGAAAGAGAAACTCGCCATTCTTGAAGAGATCGAGAGTGGCGAACTTGGCCTTATGACTGCTTCGTATAAACATGGGGAGTAGCCGCCTTCTCAAGGAGCTTATTGAGTTATCGTTTCCCGTTAGAATTCCTGTAAAACCAATATTTTGGACTTTACATGAAAAAGAGCGCCTCTGTTATATGGGAGTTGGAAACGGGTCTACAGCCCTTTAATCTCACCATCAGGAGGTCTCTCTACTATGAAGTTTAAATCACAGGATAAACAAAATCAACGCATTGAAAACATCTCCTCATTCCATCTTGTTGTCGGAGTAGATATTGCCCAGGGAAATCATGTCGCTCGTGCAGTCAGCTATCGTGGTGTTGCTCTGGGATCGTCGCTAGAATTCGGCAGTCATGATGAAGGGTTTGGGCGGTTCGGCCTATGGATTCAAGATCTACTCAAATCATTCAAGCTGAGCAAAGTTATCGTCGGTATGGAGCCTACCGGCCACTATTGGTTCAGCCTGGCTCGCTGGCTTTCATCAAAAGGAATTGAGGCTGTTCTCGTAAATCCCCATCTCGTCAAAAAGAACAAGGAAAACCGCGACAATACCCCTTCCAAAAGCGACCACAAAGACGCACTCGTCATCGCAGATATGGTCAAAAATGGCTACTATTCCCCTGTCCGGTTCAACCCAAAAGCCTATGAGGAACTCCGGATTCTCATGGCCAACCGGGACAAGGTTACCAAACAACTTAACAGCACTGTTAATCAGATTCATCGATGGGTAGATATTGTCTTCCCTGAAGTCATTGCCGGCTGGAAGCAATACGTGAAACGCCATGCAGGATTGCATCGAGCCGAGCAGCTCATTCTGCTGGCTAAACGCAGCGTTGGCGCTACGCAGGCACTTCACGCCTACAAGCTGCATTTAGCCCATTTACTCGAAGAATACGACTTGGCGCAGCACCAGCTTGAGCAAATTGAACATGAGCTTCATCATATCTGGGGCGTATTCCATACGCGCAGAAACTGCTTGAGATTAGCGGTGTAAATGCGACCAGTTTAGCCAATGTGCTGGGCGAAGCTGGTGACTTGAGTGGATATACGCATGGAAACGCCTTGCTTCGCCACGCCGGTCTTAACCTAACGGAAGCCAGCTCAGGTAAATGGCGTGGAAAAATGGCGCTAAGCAAACGTGGCCGCCCTCGTCTCCGGCGTTTTCTCTTTCTCATAACCATGTGTATGGTCATGACCAATTCGGATATTAGAGCGCTACACTACCATAATGTCGAAGTGAACATGATGAAAAAAATGAAATCTATTATGAAATTATGCGGTAAAGTTGCCCGAATGCTTGTCAGTCTGGCCAAGAACATCGAAACTTACGACTCTAGTAAAGTGTTTCCGCAAGCAGCTTAAGCAGCCTTTTCTCACCAGCACATGCATTCGCAGGATGACAAGAAGCACGGATTATCGGGAGACATTACGCAAAAGGGCTCGGACCCGTTCCGTTAGAAAGACCGACCTCCACCCCTTAGTTAGATGTGACGAAGGAATGATAGCGCTTAGAATGTTGAGACATGGGAGTGAGAATCGCTAAGGGCAAATTGGAGACGTGCTTGATATGGATCACAATGCACGCAGAAGGTAGCATCATACCTATCATAGTAGAAAAGTCCGTTTTCATACGTATCACAATCAAAAGTAATCATCAATAATATTTTGCCTTTCATTCCTCAACAAGAACAAAGTATTATTGTCACAGCGCGAAATGGATCAACAAGGAATAAACAAAAATATTTGTGCTAAGTTTCCGCTCTCGTTTTGAGAGGGGTAAGGGCTTTACTGCGTGACACACCCATAATAAAAATTGGGTACGGTTGGTCTATGAATGACCGTCGCGCCCCGTTCTTTATATTATTATACTGTTTTCTTTTTCTGACTAATAGCGTGTATATATTTAATAGTAAGCTTCCATAAGACTTTCCCAAGCCAAAACATTAACACACCAATCACAATAGAAATTGGCAAGAACTGCATTGTGCTTGGTGTAAATGCTCCCATTTCGATTGTTATTCCGGCAATATCATATCCCATAAGATACCCGATAGATTTAACAATTCCGCCTATCGGCGTAATAACTCCACCAATCATTAAAGCAATGGAAAGAGTACTGATGAACGGCAAAAGTAACATACCGTTGATACCTGCAAAGCTGCTACAAAATGCAAATATTGCGCCAAATTTACGCCAACTAAATTTACTGTTCTTTGAAATGGCTTCACCTAAGTATGCTTTCGCTAATTCTTTTGGGTTTCCTAACCGTTCGATGATTTGCTCAGAAGATACACCATTATATTGCAATTCAAGCATTACACTTTTGATTTCTTTTACAATGTCAATACGCTCAGAATCGGACACAGATTTCAAATACTTTTCAATTTTTATAAGATAGTCATTTATAATTTTATCCATAATTTAACTCTCCTTTAATTTCTGATATAGCTGTTAATAAATTATCCCATTCTAAGGACATTGCGTTTAAGTATTCGTTCTCTTTTTCTGTAAGGGTATAATATTTTCTCGGTGGCAAGCCCTCTGTACTTCTTGCCAAAATGAAGATATGTATTTTTCTTTTGCAGCAACAATAGGATACTGCTCTAACTTACTTATGATTTCATACCCATAATATGGTCGTTGCTTTATTAGCAATAAATTGCGCGGGTTTTCCGGGCGCGTTTTGAGGGGGCAAGGTTTAAAAAGTTACACAATTCCAAAAAGCCCCAAATTTATTATTAGAAGTAAGTTGGGGCTTTTGAACCAGAAAGGTATATTTTTAACTATAAAAACTATGACAAAATTTATCCGTATTTTCCGTTTTTCCTACTTGCTAAATTCAGCAAGTAAAATATTTTTAAAAGGATTAGGACTGTTATCTCTTCCCAAACTGTTCAAACTGACGGCGAACGTATGCTTGCCTCCAGGTGTACCTCCAGCGAAAGTAGAAAACCCTAGAATGCCACCTGTGTGTCCCCATATCGAGACACCGTTTGGAAGCTTAGTTTCAAAGATTCCAAGACCCCATCTATCCATTCCTGCTCTTCCTGTAGGAACTGTAGTAAGCATTTGTTTTAGTTGCTGTTTCTTCAGTAACTTGCCACCGAGCAAGGAAGAGAAGAATTTATTTAAGTCGTCAGCAGTAGAAATCATATCTCCAGCCGAGCTACCTGCACTTGGGTTATAATAAGTAACGTCTTTTATCTCACTGGCTTCGTCTGGTTGGGAATATCCCTTAGCATGCTTGGTGCCTGGAATAACGCTTGAATTGCCAGGTAGGAATGTATCCGACAATTCAAGCGGTTCAATAATCCGATTTTCAATCTCTTCCGCGTAGCTGTTTCCGGTTGCTTTTTCAATAAGAATACCCAGTAATACATATCCTGTGTTTGAATAAGACCATCCCTTTCCCGGGTCAAAGTCTGGGGGCAGAGAAATCCCCATCTTCACTATTTCTTCAGCCGTATACGATTTTTTTGTATCCATAAAATCAGCGCCTTTGAATCTTGAGTATTCAGCGATACCACTTGTATGGTTCAATATCTGCCGGATGGTAATCTGTTTAGCATTATATCCGTTTCCTTGAATGACACCAGGCAACCATTTTTCGATGGAGTCGTCTAGATTCAAGCGGTTCTCTCCAGCTAATTGAAGTACAACCGTTGCGGTGAACGTCTTCGTCACGCTGCCAATGCGAAAGCGAAAATCTGTTTCCATTGGTTTCTTGGTGCTCAGATTCGCTACCCCAGCCGCATAACCCCACGTTTTTCCATCCACAGAATTTTTAGCAAGTATCCCAGGGAATCCAAGTTGCAATGAATCCCGCATTGCTTGCTTGACGGAATTATGATCTCGTTGAGTGCTTGTTTGTAACGAACTAGATACATTTTGAGTGGGCTCTGCTTTTACAATTGGGGTTGGCGATGTGTATACCAGGGAACTTCCAGTTATTAAAAGGGCCAGACTTGCAAATGTAATTTGACTACGTATTTTCATAAGGCATTCCTCTTCTCTATTAATATTGTAAGTTTGTAATCATCTTCCTAAAGTTGAGTAGTCTATTTATTCTTCAAATTAACTTTAAATACATCGCCCTCATTACCACCAAAAACGATCATTCCACCTTCAGGTAGTACTACCGAATGATTACTCGTTGCCTTTGAAAAGTTCAAAGCCATTCCATTCGCGTCATAAACGGCAAATCCCCCATTTACCGGAGTTTCAACGTTCATGACTTGATTGGCTGAGTTTTCATCAATTTTATACCATTTAGCCTGACCACCCGTTGGTATGGTGCAAAATGAATCATTCCCTGCATAAATGGGTTGAATCGCATCTTCACTTATATAGAATTCTCCATCGATCATTAATTGCTCTGTATGGTCCATGGTATAGAAATTTAAATCAAAAGCATCTCTTCCGCTAAAAATAGGAATATCAAATACATTTACTGCTTTATTCTTATCAACAATTTGAGTGCCGGATGCATATCCATGGTTGACATCAACGGATAAATTCAAGGCCAAAAACGCTTTATTCATATACTTGAATGAAGTTATCTTTTCATCCAGAGCGTAGTAATTTTTTCCATTTCTTTGTTCCCATACCGTTTGAGTTGACTGATTTAGAGGATTGGAATCTAACTTTTGATACTCATACGTAACCATAACCGTTTGACCTAATCCCGGAAAATTCAAATAATTGCTAAGTTTTAAATAGGTTTTTCCATTCTTCGGTTGGTCAAAGCTTATAGTTACATTCCCATCGTTGTTTTTGAATTGTCCTTTGCCTACATATACATATTTTTGAGACGGTATCAATCCGCTTAGAGCGGGTAAATTAATCTCTCCGTTCTTGAACTCCAGATTTACCGATTTACCTACGTTACCGTATAATCCAGAGTAAGCAAGCAAATCCGACGGCATATCCACTTTCAATGGAGGTTCAAATGTTTTTTCAGGCAGGATCTCTTTAATGATGCCTTTGACTCTTATATATTCCAATAAAACATTGGATGCAAAAATACCATTGTAGATAGATTTCCCTCCAGATGAAAGTATAGCTATAGAAATATCATGTTCGGGTAGAGTAGTCAAAACAGCGTGATACAGTTGCGTATCTCCACCTTTGGATAACGCGGTTATTCCGTGATCACTAAACGGTTCTAAACGAACGGCATCCCAACCAAGACCATAATTAATGCTGTTTGTCTCTTCAGAAACCCACACTCCCTTTCTATACTCATGACTTTGCATAGCCTTTGCTGACTTCTCAGATAAAATATCCGTTCGATTTCCGATTAATACTTCAGCGAACTTACTTAATTCTTCGGCCGTGGAGTAGAGGCCTCCTGACCCAATGAGATTGACATTCTCAACGGGTAAAGCCTGATCTATCGCAGGAAAATAAGTTTTTGCGAGCTTTTCTCTATCAAATGAATCACGTGGTGTTTTAGTAGAGCTTAAATGAAGAGGCTTGCTAATAAAGGTTTCAATGAATTCGCTGTAACTTAACCCGCTTACTCGTTCGATCAAGATTTCAAGCAGTTGAAAACCATCGTTACAATATACCGAGGATTCGCCTGGGTTTGACTTTAACCTTTCTGTTTGTAGTTTGACCAATAATTCATCATGATTTTTCGTATCATTGTCATCGAGCAAAAAGCTATTCTCGTAGTGACTACCATAAAGTCCTGAAGAATGATTCATCAACATGCGCGGTGTAATCTTTGTGTATCTTTCGTCTGCCATTTTAAAGTCCTTGATATACGTGGTTAGTGGTTTATCAATATCAATTTTATTAGAATCAGCTAGCATCATCGCTGCAGCAGTTACATACACTTTACTTACCGAGCCTATTCCAAACATCGTGTCTTTGTTTATCGGATTCTTGGTCGCTTTATCGTATACACCAGCGCTACCCGATAAAACAATAGATCCATGGTCCATAATTGCATACTGCAATCCACTTACACCATAATCGGACACGATCTTCGAAGCCAGCCCCTGTGCCTTTTCTTTTACAGTATCAGGATTCGTTTGAGCAAAAGCAGAGGTAACCGGTATTGCAATAAGCATAGTGGTCATTAATATAGAAACCATCTTCTTCATTATTTGTTCCTCCTCGTATTCTAACTAGACTTTACTTGCTGAATTCATCATACAAGGAAGAGGTCTGTTATATTAAAAAATCACCCTGAAACGAAAAAAACAATCCCTAAACAACATGTTGTTTAGGAATTGTTGGTATAAAATGGTACTAGTGCCATATTATTAAATACTTTATGTTTCATTTCAATGGTCATATGACCACCGTACTTGTCGCAGATTCTAGCTATGTTCGTTAATCCAATACCATGAAATTCCGGGTTTGATTTTTGGCTGTTTAAGTGGGCAACTTCATTCTCCATATGATTCATGATGTGAATGAGAAGGGTAGACTCGGTAGAATGTATTTTTATAAGAATGTACCTATCTTCTGCGATTTTCAACTTTTTAGAAGCCTCTATTGCGTTATCTAGCATATTTCCAATGACAACACATAAGTCATAACGGTCAATATGGACTACTTGTGAACATAAGTTAATCTTTGTATCTATTCTTATGCCATTGGCTTGTCCAATACTAAGCGTATTAGTGACAAGGGCATCTATAACGAGATTCCCCGTATTAACCCGTTGATAGGCTCCTTCGACTTTATTTAATGTCGTCTTAATATGTTCCAGTGCAGTTGTTAACTCATTTCGCTTAATACACTCTTCAATATACAAAAACTGCTGATTCGTATCATGAATGATTCTTTTAATGGATTTGAAGCTGTGAACGACTTTTTCGTAATTCGCATCCTGATAGTCCATCTGATGTTGCAACTGAGTATTCTCATGCATGAATTGAAATTTATCAATGATCGTATCAAAAATATAGAAAATCATAACGTTTAAAAATAGTAATACGATGACGGATATGAAAGAATAGGCGTCCTTATAAGTTAGAATATTCAGTTGGTTTATACTTACGATAGGAATAACCGAAAAAAATATGTAGTAACGATAATGCAAAGAGTAACTTCTACGTTTTGCAAGCAGTCGTATGATCTGAATGATAGCAAACATGATCATGCAACTGAGTAAAATAGCTTTCGTGTAGGCTATTTGATCATTTTCATTTACAGGGTAAAAGCTAAACTCAACTGAATATAGGGTATAAAAAATATAAAGGGATATAAAATTAACGAGAGATATTAAAACACCGTAAAACATAGAAAAAATGATCTTTTCTTTAATTTCTACTTGATAAGATTGTGCAAAACTAAAAATCATGAGCAAGGGTAGAATCAAAGATAAAATAGGAGAGATGGGAATAACCAGATAGAGGTAATTAAGCAACCCAAAGATAAGGAAGTAAATGAATCGGTTATGTTTTTTAGCTGATTTATCAAATACCGAGTTGAAGAAAAAATTAATTTGAACGCCCATCACAACTACAATGCTAAAGACAATAGGAAAATTATTTTGAATCATATCAATCGACCTTCATAATCATAAATTTGGTGTAAACATCTTTAACCTCTTTAATTTTAGAACGGCCTATGGGTAATTCCATACCATTGGACATGAGGACCACTCCGCTAGCAAATTTCTTCACATGAAGCAGATTAATAATAATAGAACGATGGATTTGCAAGAAGTTAAAGTCTTTTAAGGCCAAAGCATAATCTGAAATGATGCCTTTGCTTTCATAGGTTTGATTAGTAGTCGTAAAATGTAGTTTGCTTTTTATAGTTAAGCTTTTGGCAGCTTCAATACTAATGAGGTCATCATATTTTAAAACGATTTCTTCATAGTTTGACTTGATAACCATAAACTTTTTATCAAGTGCTTGAAAGTATTGGCATATCTTGATCATTTTCTCCTCCAAGATCGAAGGAGCAATGGGTTTTATCAAATACTGGAATGTCATGACATCAAAACTTTCCACCATATATTCAGGATAGCTTGTCAGAAAAATAATTTGTTCATCCAAGTTATTTAACCCTCTTATTTTTCGGGCTGTTTGAATCCCGTTCATCCCCCCCATTTCAATATCCAAAATTAAAATATGGAATGGAGTTTCATGGCGCTCATAATCGGATACCAATTGCTCTCCCGAGCCGAATAATTCAATTTCAAAATCTATATTTGTCTTTATCGACAAAGTAATCAGGATGCTTTTAACAAGCTCTCTTTGTTTTTCCTCATCATCGCAAATAGCCACTCTATACAAAAATGATACACCTCTCATTTCCAATGCCTTTATTCTAACTCTATATAAGCATGATACAACCTTTTGACTTTGTATAGATAGCTTTTGGATGAAATGCAAATTAAAATCCCTCAACACCAAAATACTTATCCCCCTAAATATTTCCTTGACTGTACCTTACCAATTTTCGTAGATAGCATAAACCCTAAGGGTAAACCTCCAATTAGAAGGAAGTATTAAACAATGTATGTAAAAATGGTTATGCAGGAGCTTGAAGCTCTCGGCAAGGAACGAACCAAGAAAATGTATGGATCCGATGACGCGCACGAACCGCTTTTTGGCGTGGCTACAGCCGATATGAAGCCCATCGCCAAGAAAGTAAAATAAATCAACGTTTGGCTAAGCAGCTTTACACCACAGGGAACTACGATGCAATGTACTTTGCCGGCATAATTGCAGACCCAAATGCAATGACTGAAGCGGATTTTGAGCGTTGGATGGATGCGGTTTCCTGCCCGTTACTTCAACAAGTTATTTCACTCATAAACATAGAAAAAATAATTGTTAGGATTCTTTTCATCATTAATCCCTTTTTCAACAGATACTTCTTTCCATTCATCAAAATCAACTACTGGGAAAAATGTATCTCCTTCGAACTCATAATGAATTATTGTGACGTACATTTCCTCGCCATATGGCAAGAACATATCATAAATCTGTTCTCCACCGAAAATAAAAATCTCTACTTCATTTTCACACAACTTAAATACATCTTCGATTGAATGGGTAATTTCACAACCCTCAAAGTTAAAGTCCTTATCTCTAGTCAAAATAATATTCCTTCTGTTAGGTAAAGCCCTTCCGATTGATTGAAGGTTTTTTCTACCTAATATGATGGGATGTCCTTTTGTAGTTTTTTAACATGTTCCCAATCACTGGGTATTCTCCAAGGAATGTCGTTGCCCTTGCCGATTACTCTATTCTTATCCATCGCGCTCCCATGTCCTTCCGTCTTCAAGAATAATCCTAAACAACCACTGGACATAATATCCTACGGAGGTGAGCTATGCCATGAGATGTGTATATTGTGAAAACTTGAAGCAATTAAAAGGAAGAAAACATAAATGCTACGTATGTTCCATCGTCAAGACCCGTTAACAGGCTATCAAACAACAATTTAATTCCATCGGACCCGTGCCTAAAAATATGGATCCTGTTGTAGGTTATCATCACTAAAGTTCTAATATTGGTATGATTATTAAAAAATTGTACAACTGGATATAATAAGCCAGTTCAAAATTTAAAAAATGAAGGAGCGAATTACATGGGAATTTTAAGCGGTAATCCTAAAGATGAACCAATGCACTATGGCGAAATATTTAGTGTATGGCAAGCTTCAACAGTAGCTAAAGGA from Paenibacillus sp. FSL K6-3182 carries:
- a CDS encoding DUF1700 domain-containing protein codes for the protein MDKIINDYLIKIEKYLKSVSDSERIDIVKEIKSVMLELQYNGVSSEQIIERLGNPKELAKAYLGEAISKNSKFSWRKFGAIFAFCSSFAGINGMLLLPFISTLSIALMIGGVITPIGGIVKSIGYLMGYDIAGITIEMGAFTPSTMQFLPISIVIGVLMFWLGKVLWKLTIKYIHAISQKKKTV
- a CDS encoding serine hydrolase domain-containing protein; this encodes MKIRSQITFASLALLITGSSLVYTSPTPIVKAEPTQNVSSSLQTSTQRDHNSVKQAMRDSLQLGFPGILAKNSVDGKTWGYAAGVANLSTKKPMETDFRFRIGSVTKTFTATVVLQLAGENRLNLDDSIEKWLPGVIQGNGYNAKQITIRQILNHTSGIAEYSRFKGADFMDTKKSYTAEEIVKMGISLPPDFDPGKGWSYSNTGYVLLGILIEKATGNSYAEEIENRIIEPLELSDTFLPGNSSVIPGTKHAKGYSQPDEASEIKDVTYYNPSAGSSAGDMISTADDLNKFFSSLLGGKLLKKQQLKQMLTTVPTGRAGMDRWGLGIFETKLPNGVSIWGHTGGILGFSTFAGGTPGGKHTFAVSLNSLGRDNSPNPFKNILLAEFSK
- a CDS encoding serine hydrolase domain-containing protein; the encoded protein is MKKMVSILMTTMLIAIPVTSAFAQTNPDTVKEKAQGLASKIVSDYGVSGLQYAIMDHGSIVLSGSAGVYDKATKNPINKDTMFGIGSVSKVYVTAAAMMLADSNKIDIDKPLTTYIKDFKMADERYTKITPRMLMNHSSGLYGSHYENSFLLDDNDTKNHDELLVKLQTERLKSNPGESSVYCNDGFQLLEILIERVSGLSYSEFIETFISKPLHLSSTKTPRDSFDREKLAKTYFPAIDQALPVENVNLIGSGGLYSTAEELSKFAEVLIGNRTDILSEKSAKAMQSHEYRKGVWVSEETNSINYGLGWDAVRLEPFSDHGITALSKGGDTQLYHAVLTTLPEHDISIAILSSGGKSIYNGIFASNVLLEYIRVKGIIKEILPEKTFEPPLKVDMPSDLLAYSGLYGNVGKSVNLEFKNGEINLPALSGLIPSQKYVYVGKGQFKNNDGNVTISFDQPKNGKTYLKLSNYLNFPGLGQTVMVTYEYQKLDSNPLNQSTQTVWEQRNGKNYYALDEKITSFKYMNKAFLALNLSVDVNHGYASGTQIVDKNKAVNVFDIPIFSGRDAFDLNFYTMDHTEQLMIDGEFYISEDAIQPIYAGNDSFCTIPTGGQAKWYKIDENSANQVMNVETPVNGGFAVYDANGMALNFSKATSNHSVVLPEGGMIVFGGNEGDVFKVNLKNK
- a CDS encoding GHKL domain-containing protein — encoded protein: MIQNNFPIVFSIVVVMGVQINFFFNSVFDKSAKKHNRFIYFLIFGLLNYLYLVIPISPILSLILPLLMIFSFAQSYQVEIKEKIIFSMFYGVLISLVNFISLYIFYTLYSVEFSFYPVNENDQIAYTKAILLSCMIMFAIIQIIRLLAKRRSYSLHYRYYIFFSVIPIVSINQLNILTYKDAYSFISVIVLLFLNVMIFYIFDTIIDKFQFMHENTQLQHQMDYQDANYEKVVHSFKSIKRIIHDTNQQFLYIEECIKRNELTTALEHIKTTLNKVEGAYQRVNTGNLVIDALVTNTLSIGQANGIRIDTKINLCSQVVHIDRYDLCVVIGNMLDNAIEASKKLKIAEDRYILIKIHSTESTLLIHIMNHMENEVAHLNSQKSNPEFHGIGLTNIARICDKYGGHMTIEMKHKVFNNMALVPFYTNNS
- a CDS encoding LytTR family DNA-binding domain-containing protein; the encoded protein is MYRVAICDDEEKQRELVKSILITLSIKTNIDFEIELFGSGEQLVSDYERHETPFHILILDIEMGGMNGIQTARKIRGLNNLDEQIIFLTSYPEYMVESFDVMTFQYLIKPIAPSILEEKMIKICQYFQALDKKFMVIKSNYEEIVLKYDDLISIEAAKSLTIKSKLHFTTTNQTYESKGIISDYALALKDFNFLQIHRSIIINLLHVKKFASGVVLMSNGMELPIGRSKIKEVKDVYTKFMIMKVD